Below is a window of Syntrophomonas wolfei subsp. wolfei str. Goettingen G311 DNA.
ACCGCAGATGAATCCCAGAATAGTATAGGGATTGAGTATGGTAAGGATGCTCTCAGGTTTCACTCCCAGAACACTCTGGATAACCAGAATCAGGGAGAAAATCATGGTAGTAGCTCCAACCACAGCGGTTCCGATTAATACCGGCTTGGCCGTTGCCTTAAAGGTATTACCGGCACCATCATTGGCTTCCAGATAGTACTTGGCTTTATCGAAGTCAGGTTTGAAACCGAAGTCCTTTTGAATCTGTTTGCTGATATTGGGGATAGTTTCAATCAGAGATAGCTCATAGATGGACTGGGCATTATCAGTAACCGGTCCATAGCTGTCTACGGCAATAGTAACCGGACCCATACCCAGCATACCAAAAGCTACCAGACCAAAAGCAAATATGGAGGGGTAAATCATAATTTCGGCTAATCCAAAGCCGCTGAAATAATAGGCGGTAAACATGAGAGCCAGGAAAACCATGCCTATCCAGAAGGCACTGAAATTACCAGCTACCAGACCCGATAAAATGTTCAGGGAAGGACCGCCTTCACGAGAGGCCTTGACAACTTCAGCCACATGATCGGACTTGGGACTGGTAAAGATTTTGGTGAATTCAGGAATCAGAGCGGCTCCCAGGGTTCCAACACTTATTATTGCTGCCAGGATAAACCATAGCGATTGCAGGTTAGCTGGTGCGTCGGAGGACGGTCCCAGTAGGAAATAACTTACTGCGAAAGTGACCACAATGGATAGAAGGGAAGTAATCCATACCAGGCTGGTTAAGGGCTGTTCAAAATCAAAATCTTCCTTACCGGCATATTTGGCCTGGCTGAAAGCTCTGTTGATGTAAAACGATGCTATGGAGGTAATAACCATCAATACGCGCATTACAAAGATCCAGGTCAGGAGAGCCGTTTGCAGGGCTGGTGCTACTGCCAGAACTATGAAGGTGACCAGGGCTACGCCGGTTACGCCATAAGTCTCAAATCCGTCTGCAGTTGGGCCTACACTGTCACCGGCGTTATCCCCAGTACAGTCGGCAATAACCCCGGGATTACGCGGGTCATCTTCTTTTATACCAAAGACGATTTTCATCAAGTCGGAACCGATATCGGCAATCTTGGTAAAGATTCCGCCCGCTATACGCAAGGCACTGGCTCCTAGAGATTCACCAATAGCAAAACCGATGAAGCTGGCACCGGCCAGTTCTCGCGGTACAAAGAGCAGGATTATGAGCATCATAATCAATTCAACGCAGACCAGGAGCACCCCTATGCTCATACCGGCATCAAGCGCAATATTTAAAACCTTGAGCGGTTTCTTCTCCAAGCCTGCGAAGGCGGTACGGCTGTTGGCCAGGGTGTTCATACGGATACCATACCAGGCCACACTGTAGGAACCGAGGATACCTATCACGGTCCAGGCCAGGATCAGCAGTACCCCGCTCAAGGGAGTTTTTTGCAGGAAGCCAAAGTAGAAGGCTATGCAGACTCCAATAAAGGCAAATAGTAATATTAGAAACTTGCCTTGCTGAATTAGATAGGTTTTGCAGGTTTCGTAAATTATACTCGCCACATCCAGCATGGATTGGTGGGCGGGGAATTTTTTTACCTTGATGAACTGGTAAAGACCGAAAAACATACCCAGTATACAAACCACAATACCACCGATAAGCAAATTATTCTGTGCCGGGCTCAAAGTCGGAATAACCAGGTTGGCTTCACCGGCAAAGGCTACCGCTGGCCACAGCAACAGCATAAGCAAGCTCAAAAGGGCAGAGAACATGGCCTTAGCTGCTTTTACCTGCTTCCCTATAGGAAATAGAGTGACAAAATCCAAAGTCACTACTTATCAACCTTCTTTCTGAATTTTTTATGTCTTGCTTAGTGGAGAATCACTAGTCTTTATGTAGCTCGCCCGGGTCGACAACAGTTCATTTTGACGGTAGCTAATCCACTCCGATTGTTGCCGGGTCTAACCTGGGCTAATTAGAGCTGACATGGCTTAATTTTTGAATAATAGTTTTTCAACAAGTCCTTTTTGGGTACGGTATTAACCCCCTGGAATAGCTTGCTGACATAATTTTATTTATTAACGTTTTATCGCCTCCTTATACCTCATAAAAAACCTGATCCTGTCTTGGACAGAATATTTTTAAAGCCCGAAACGATTTTATATTCTAAGCCACAGCACTTGGTGAGTAAGGTCTCACAGAACAGGTTTGGTTCTACTGCGGTTAATTTGAGGTGAAAAATGGTCACAATAAGGTCATATTAAGAATATTAGACTTCTATGAGATATATTTCAAAGCCCAAAATACAGGCTTTCCTGCCAAAGTACCGAAAAAACAGGAAATTTGTACGATATTTCAGGCTATCTCAGAAATTAACGAGATTTCTTTGATTATCTCTTGACTTGACAACAAGTTTATGTAAAGCTAATATCGCCAAGGAATTTTATGAAACATATAGCTATTTGATCAGGGGATGTCTCCTGTTTTTTATTTATATTATCCATTCTTAATTCTACTGCAAAAAGTCATAAATATTATTTTGCTTGTATAAATATACCGCTCAGCAACCTTAAAAGCGACCGAAGGGACAATCAGTTGTGCCCGACAGGGCGCTTCGCAGGGGAGTCATTCTTACCTTTATTGCGAAATAGGAAAATCCAAAACAATCACGACTTCTACATACTAGCAATGCTTTTTGCAGGGATTTGCTTGCAGATGTCGAAACGAATATTTATAGCGAGGCGAAATATCTAGGAGTGTAAGTCTGGAGGTGTATGTTTTGAAGTTTATCGGTTTTGAAAATTTACGCCTGACTGACCGCAATAGAGCGGGCGGAGATGCGGTTTTTGAGCTTAATGGAGAAAAGGCCAAAGCAGAATTCAGTTTTTACCTGCAATTAAACGAATGTCTCAGTATTCGCCTGAACCGTCATGATAAAAGATTATCTACCGCTGAGCTGGAGAAATTTATTAGTGATAATCGACAGGAACTTAAGAAAATGGTTCAGCCTGATGTGGAACGCTTACGTAGAGCAAAACGAAAAGAGTTATATGGGGTGGAAGAGTTTAATAGCCCACATAAAAACTTGCAATGAGATATTATTTATGATATTTTTATGAGCGTGGTATGAGTAATAGGGTATAATTACCTGCAAGTCATAGTGAGACCCTCTAAACCCTATTTTTTGGCGGGGACTCACATATTATCTTAATAATAAGAGTAGAATTTGATATGGACAATTAATAGGCAATGGTTTATTGTATTACCCATAATAGTAACCTTGGCAAAGCTTATGTTGGTCCGTCGGCTAATATTTACGGAGGTGATATGGTGAAGAAAAGATGGGGAAAGGGAGAACCGGTAAATCTCTCCGACTTATTAAAGATCACACCTGTAGCCAACGAAATACTACAATTAAGCGAAGAAATGGATATGACTTGCACGGATGTAATGTGGATAGTTGCCCAGATTATTGATAATAACGAGGAAATCAATCTTCATCACATAAGACATAATCCTGAAGATGATGAATTAGCTCTGGATGAAGAGTGGAGTGAGGCTGACCTGGAGAGCCTGGAAGAGGAGATTGATCAGGCACTATATACAGTTAATGTTAAAATCAACAGTCAGAGCCGTTTCCCTGAAGTGGCTTTCAAAGCCGGAATTAACAACCGGGAGGATATCAACTATTTCTTTGATATGGTATTGGAAATGTTGGAAAAATTGGAGTAGAATGATAAGCTTAGATAGGGAATAATATCTCCCATAATGAAATGTTAGTCAAGCCCGGGATTTCCGGGCTTTTTTATCTAGAAAGAGAAGTTGTTATTGGAGAGGGAGTTACAAAATGATAATTGCTTTAACCCGCGTAATTAAGTTGATTAGGCCGGAGGCCAGGGCTGTGTTCCCGTATAGTAATTCGTTGTATATCGATGATGAGGTGCAAACCTTTATAGATGCTGGTTCAGGGGGCAGGGCTTATGCGGAAATACCTACGGATAAGATTGAGTTGCTTTTGCTCAGTCATAACCACTTTGACCATGTAAATGGAATCAGTTTTTTCTCCCGAGCCAGGATTATGGCGGGTAGGGAAGAAGCTCTGACCTATCAGAATCAGGAGCTTTACCTGGAATTCTCCGGTTTTTACGATTGGGAAAGACTGATGGGGCAGATGGACCGGGGACTCCTCTCTGGCACCATGTCGCTTCCAGAAGATGTACCAGCCCAGCGTGGTTTTCAGGAAGTTCAATTGGATGGCTTAATAAAGGATGGGGATGTTTTCGAACTGGGGGCAACTTCGCTGAGGGCTATCCACCTGCCAGGTCATTCTCCCGGTCATTATGCTTTTTATTGTGAAAAGGAAGGGATTCTCTTTTCTGCTGATTTGGATTTGGCACCGGACGGACCCTGGTATGGGGGAGGACTTTCTGATTTTGACGAATTGGAAAAATCAATAAAAAAGCTGATAGAAATAAACCCCCGTATACTGGTAACTTCGCACCGGAGGGTATTTGACGCTGCTCAGGATAATATTCCTGCTTTGTTGCAGGCCTATCTGGATGTGCCTTTGAAGAAGGAAGAACAGAGCCTGATTTACCTGGCTGAGCCCAGGACTATTGAGGATATTGCCCGGCAGGAATTTATAGAAGGCTTCAAAGGGAAAACGCCGTTTGCTGTCTTTTTTACTAAAATGATGATTGATAAGCACCTTAAGCGCCTGGAGAAAGCCGGGAAAGTGAAAAAAATTGATGAGACCCATTACATAAGAATAGGATAGAATTCCCCGGCCTAATATATATTCCTTCATTATTCCATTGCTTTGTTTTGTTGGTAATGATTTTTGATTATAGCCCATAATTCATATAGCGGGGAATATTTTAATAGAGCTGTGGCCAGTTCTACGCATCCCAGGATACCGCTAAGGGTAGCCAGCCAGCCGGTTAACATTTCTGAACCGGAAGAGAAAAAGAAACAAAAGGCTAAAATATACCGGGCTATTACCCCATCTCTACTTAACATTAGCTTAACCTCACTTTTACTTTAACCCCATCTCATCGTCATGTAAGTTAAAAGATTAATTAAATCTAGTATTAAGCCTGGGAAGTCCAAGTATGCGAGCTGGCATTGTTAAGTTTAGGATAGTGGGGATTATTTCAGGAGAAATAGGAGAAGAACGCTAGATTAATCAGGACAGGTTTTCTTAAAAGGAGATTTTTAACCTTTTTAACCTGCTTTTTACGAATTCCTAATGATTTCTTAAAAGTAGTATTATAGAATGAATTAAAATAGGAAAGAATTATAATTTTATTAAAATAGGAAAGAATTATAATTTTAAAAATGCTTGAGAGAGGAATAGTTGGATAAAAAACTACTAAGTAAGTTTACCGAGATGAAAAAAATCCGCGAGCAAAGTGCTAACGGAAATATCAGTTTTCGGCGATTCTATCTTAAAGAGATTATTCCATTACCTGTAAATAGCTGTTTAACCCTTGTGAAAATCAGGGATATACGTTATGCTGGTTTAGGTTTATGTTTTGCAGCCTGGTTGCCATGTTATATATAGCGACAAAAAATTTGGCCAGGATTCTGTGAGAACATTAAGCTACATATATTCTGAGAAAGGAGGGGACTACAATTGGATAAAAAGTTAATAGACGAAATACTCAAAGACATTGGTCTGGAACACATTGACGGTTTTGAAGACCAGGAAGAGTAAGCTGGAAGCCATTTGAGGGTAGGATCAAATGGCTTCAATTATTTTCTGGGGGCATTTCTTTAAGCAAGGTCGAGACTGTAACCAGTTCATAGCCTTGCTCTTTAAGATTTTCAATTACAACAGGCAGAGCATCGGTAGTTTGCTTGCAAGTATCACTGGCGTGCATAAGAATAATGGCTCCGGGATGAACCTTCTTCTTTACCCTTTCTATAATAGTAGCGGTTCCCGGATTCATCCAGTCCAGAGAATCAACACTCCATTGAATAGCCTCATAATTTATTTCATGAATGGCTTCGATAACATGGTCATTATAGTCTCCGTTGGGAGTTCTTATCAAATTAGCATTCACTCCTGCTACCTCGTTAATATTCTTGTGAGCTTTCATAACCTCTTCCTTAATTTCGCTTTTACTTAAAGTACTGTAATTGATATGGCGATAGCCATGACTTGCCAGTTCATGACCGTCCTTTTTAATCCTTTGTACTACTTCCGGGTTTTCTTTAACCCAGGGACCGGAAAGGAAAAAGGTGCAGGTAACATCCGCTTCTTTCAGAATCTCAATAACTGGCATGGGAGTTTTGTTACCCCAACTAATATCAAAAGTAAGAGCCGCCATCTTTTTTTCGCTTGGTACTTCATATACCGGCTTGTTTTTATTATAGGCCTGTACATATAAAGCCCCACTTACCAGGATAATCAGGGTAATCAGAGCAGTAAGGGTCAGTCTGGTTCTGGCCCGTATCTTGTAAAAACCAAAAACCTTGGGCATGCTTTTTCCTCCTCTCTTTATTCTCCTACATTTTTATGGCGATGTTTCCAGCTTTATTCCTGCTTTTCCAGGAGCATTAAATCACTCATAGTTAGAAAACGGTAGCCTTGCTGCTTAAGCTCAGGAATCAGTTTATCCACTGCGCGGGCTGTTTCCAGGCCGTTTTTATAGCCATCATGAAGTATTATTATCTGACCAGGTTTTATGTTTTTTATTATGTGGGCCGCAATTTGAGAGGAATTGTTTCCTTGCCAATCTTTACTATCCTGCTGATAGGTCCAATAGGCTATGGTGACTTTTTCTTTCTGGGTGACCTCAACCATATCATAGGAAAGATAACCGCCTGGTGGACGAAAAAGCTTGGACTTCTGGCCGCTGATGCGTTCAATTAATGCATTGGTTTTTCGTATTTCTTCCTGGTAAAACTCCTTTTTCTTGTGATTGAAATCAGCATGACTATAACTATGGTTGCCGATTTCATGCCCTTCATTGGCCATTCTTTGCAAAAGATCAGACTGTTTTTCCGCCCTTATTCCCACAACGAAAAAGGTAGCCTGGGCTTGATGCTTCTTTAACATGTCAAGAACTACCGGGGTATTTACCGGATCGGGACCGTCATCGAAGGTCAGGGCCACTGCTTTTTCCGTAGTTTTTACATCAGTTATCACCAGTTTCTGGGCTTTCCAATTATGCATATTGGGGTGCAAGGCCAGGTTATAGGCTCCAAGTGAGATACCCAAAAACAAGATTCCTCCTAAAAAAAACCCCACGCTTCGCCTTTGTAATACAAAAAACATAAAAGCAGTTCTCCTTATTTACTGATTCTAATTTATATGTTTTAGAAAGGCTGTTTATGTTCCACATTGAGTTAGCAATCAAAGAAGCCTCCTCCTGTGCCCCATCTACAAAATATATAAATAATCGACAATATAATCGACAATGTATATAATGTGATTATGTATATTTCTACTACATTAGATTTTAAGGAGTGATAGGCAATTGAAAAAATGGATCAAAGTACTTATGGTAGGATTATTAATTACCGGCCTATTGGTAACTGTAATCGGTTGTAAAGCGCAGCAGAACAACAATGACAGCGCTCAAGAAAGCCAAAAGGGAAAGCTAATTGTTGGTACCGAAGCTACCTTCCCACCCTTTGAAATGATAAAAGATGGCGAGTATAGTGGATTTGATATGGACATCATAAGGGCTATCGGGAAAAGCCAGGGTTATGAAGTTGAGATTAAGAACCTTGGTTTTGATGCTCTGATACCCGCCGTTCAAAGCGGTAATATTGATTGTGTTATAGCTGCGGTTACTATTGATGAGGACCGAGCTAAAGTTGTGGACTTTAGCCAACCCTATTTCGATGCTGGGCTTATAATTGCGGTAAAGCAAGAGACTACCGGTATTACTACTACCAAAGACCTGCAAGGCAAGAGAATTGCTGCCCAGGTGGGAACTACCGGTGCCGATACCTGCCTGAAAATAAAGGATAAAGACCCCAGTACTAATGTGAAGATTTTCGAATCCGTAGGTGAAGCCTTTATGGAACTACAGAAGGGCGGGGTAGATGCGGTTATTAATGACCATCCGGTTACTGCTGATTACATTAAGACCAGTGGTAATGATTCCGTAAAAATGGTGGGTGAAGTCTTTAGTGCTGATAGCCAGTATGGTATTGCCGTAAAGAAAGGAAACAGCAAGCTCCTTAACGATATCAACGCGGGCCTTGACGAACTTAAAGCCAGTGGCGAATACGAACAGATTTATAAGAAATGGTTTGATTAAAAGTAGCCGTATATGATGCTAGGTGAAAAGCGCGAGTCAAGCCTCGCGCTTTTGATTGTGTGCTCAGGGGGATTTAATTAAATGCAGCTTTTCGCTCTAAATGTATTTTGTTTAAATATACTGCAGCCCGTGCTGGACTCAAATGGCTTTCAGGTAGTTAGTCATAATATGGGCCATTTGATGAAAGGTACTTTGCTAACCCTGGAAATAACCGCACTATCAGTTGCCTTCGGCATGTTCCTTGGTTTACTTGCTGCCCTGCTAAAAATGTCACCTTATAAAATACTAGCCATCCCGGGTATTGTATATATTGATTTCTTTCGGGGTACCCCGTTATTTGTTCAGATATTGCTTTTCTATTTTGGTATACTACCACTGGTATTTGATGCTACTTCCTTTCAGGCTGCAGTAATAGTATGTTCACTTAACAGTGGAGCCTATATTGCGGAAATAGTCAGAGCAGGTATTCAGGCAGTGGACCGGGGCCAAACGGAAGCCGCGCGTTCGCTGGGCATGAACAATCGCCAGGCTATGTGGTATGTAATATTACCCCAGGCTTATAAAATTGTAATTCCCCCGATGATAAATGAATTTATAGCCATGCTCAAGGATACTTCGCTGGTTGCCGTTATTGGGGCTCAGGAACTAACCCATCAAGGAAGGATACTGGTTTCGGTTACCTATGAAGCAGCCTGGATTTGGGGTACAGTAGCCCTATTTTATCTGCTGTTAACCCGCTTGCTTTCCATGCTGGGTGATTATCTGGAAAAGAGGTTAGCAACTGAATGATTACGGTAAAGAATCTATATAAGAGCTTTGGTCTTCTCCAGGTGCTAAAGGGTATTAATTGCCACATCTCCCCCCAGGAGGTAGTATGTATTATTGGCCCCAGTGGTTCGGGGAAGAGTACCCTTTTACGCTGTGTAAATCAACTGGAAACACCTGATTCCGGTACGGTAACTATAGATGGTATTGAATTAACATCGCCTCATACCGACATAAACAAAGTACGGCAGCAAGTAGGAATGGTCTTTCAACATTTTAATCTCTTTCCCCACCGGACTACGCTGGAGAATATTACCATGGCCCCGGTGATAATTAAAAAAACCGATAAAGCAGAGGCCGCGCGCATAGCCCGGGAGTTGCTTCGAAAAGTAGGGCTTTTCGATAAGGATGATGTATACCCGGCTCAGTTATCTGGCGGGCAGAAACAGCGCGTAGCTATAGCCAGGTCGCTGGCTATGCAGCCCAAAGTCATGTTATTTGATGAACCCACTTCCGCTCTGGATCCGGAAATGGTCGGGGAAGTTCTGGAGGTAATGAAGGACCTGGCCCGGGAAGGCATGACCATGATGGTAGTAACCCACGAGATGGGATTTGCCCGGGAGGTAGGACAGCGGGTTCTTTTTATGGATGAAGGACTGATTGTAGAAGAAAACTCCCCTCAACAGATATTTGAGAACCCTACAAATTCTAGAACAAAAGCCTTT
It encodes the following:
- a CDS encoding sodium-translocating pyrophosphatase; amino-acid sequence: MTLDFVTLFPIGKQVKAAKAMFSALLSLLMLLLWPAVAFAGEANLVIPTLSPAQNNLLIGGIVVCILGMFFGLYQFIKVKKFPAHQSMLDVASIIYETCKTYLIQQGKFLILLFAFIGVCIAFYFGFLQKTPLSGVLLILAWTVIGILGSYSVAWYGIRMNTLANSRTAFAGLEKKPLKVLNIALDAGMSIGVLLVCVELIMMLIILLFVPRELAGASFIGFAIGESLGASALRIAGGIFTKIADIGSDLMKIVFGIKEDDPRNPGVIADCTGDNAGDSVGPTADGFETYGVTGVALVTFIVLAVAPALQTALLTWIFVMRVLMVITSIASFYINRAFSQAKYAGKEDFDFEQPLTSLVWITSLLSIVVTFAVSYFLLGPSSDAPANLQSLWFILAAIISVGTLGAALIPEFTKIFTSPKSDHVAEVVKASREGGPSLNILSGLVAGNFSAFWIGMVFLALMFTAYYFSGFGLAEIMIYPSIFAFGLVAFGMLGMGPVTIAVDSYGPVTDNAQSIYELSLIETIPNISKQIQKDFGFKPDFDKAKYYLEANDGAGNTFKATAKPVLIGTAVVGATTMIFSLILVIQSVLGVKPESILTILNPYTILGFICGGAVIYWFTGASTQAVTTGAYRAVEYIKKNIRLDEKASQKASTENSIEVVRICTQYAQAGMINIFIAIFSFAMAFACLSAPRTYEAPVALFVSYLISIALFGLFQAVFMANAGGCWDNAKKVVEVDMQEKGTPLHDATVVGDTVGDPFKDTSSVALNPIIKFTTLFGLLAMEIAISESFRDIAPVVGGIFLIIALFFVWRSFYGMRIPSE
- a CDS encoding MBL fold metallo-hydrolase, which produces MIIALTRVIKLIRPEARAVFPYSNSLYIDDEVQTFIDAGSGGRAYAEIPTDKIELLLLSHNHFDHVNGISFFSRARIMAGREEALTYQNQELYLEFSGFYDWERLMGQMDRGLLSGTMSLPEDVPAQRGFQEVQLDGLIKDGDVFELGATSLRAIHLPGHSPGHYAFYCEKEGILFSADLDLAPDGPWYGGGLSDFDELEKSIKKLIEINPRILVTSHRRVFDAAQDNIPALLQAYLDVPLKKEEQSLIYLAEPRTIEDIARQEFIEGFKGKTPFAVFFTKMMIDKHLKRLEKAGKVKKIDETHYIRIG
- a CDS encoding YgaP-like transmembrane domain, which produces MLSRDGVIARYILAFCFFFSSGSEMLTGWLATLSGILGCVELATALLKYSPLYELWAIIKNHYQQNKAME
- the pdaB gene encoding polysaccharide deacetylase family sporulation protein PdaB, whose product is MPKVFGFYKIRARTRLTLTALITLIILVSGALYVQAYNKNKPVYEVPSEKKMAALTFDISWGNKTPMPVIEILKEADVTCTFFLSGPWVKENPEVVQRIKKDGHELASHGYRHINYSTLSKSEIKEEVMKAHKNINEVAGVNANLIRTPNGDYNDHVIEAIHEINYEAIQWSVDSLDWMNPGTATIIERVKKKVHPGAIILMHASDTCKQTTDALPVVIENLKEQGYELVTVSTLLKEMPPENN
- a CDS encoding polysaccharide deacetylase family protein, producing MGISLGAYNLALHPNMHNWKAQKLVITDVKTTEKAVALTFDDGPDPVNTPVVLDMLKKHQAQATFFVVGIRAEKQSDLLQRMANEGHEIGNHSYSHADFNHKKKEFYQEEIRKTNALIERISGQKSKLFRPPGGYLSYDMVEVTQKEKVTIAYWTYQQDSKDWQGNNSSQIAAHIIKNIKPGQIIILHDGYKNGLETARAVDKLIPELKQQGYRFLTMSDLMLLEKQE
- a CDS encoding basic amino acid ABC transporter substrate-binding protein — protein: MKKWIKVLMVGLLITGLLVTVIGCKAQQNNNDSAQESQKGKLIVGTEATFPPFEMIKDGEYSGFDMDIIRAIGKSQGYEVEIKNLGFDALIPAVQSGNIDCVIAAVTIDEDRAKVVDFSQPYFDAGLIIAVKQETTGITTTKDLQGKRIAAQVGTTGADTCLKIKDKDPSTNVKIFESVGEAFMELQKGGVDAVINDHPVTADYIKTSGNDSVKMVGEVFSADSQYGIAVKKGNSKLLNDINAGLDELKASGEYEQIYKKWFD
- a CDS encoding amino acid ABC transporter permease — encoded protein: MQLFALNVFCLNILQPVLDSNGFQVVSHNMGHLMKGTLLTLEITALSVAFGMFLGLLAALLKMSPYKILAIPGIVYIDFFRGTPLFVQILLFYFGILPLVFDATSFQAAVIVCSLNSGAYIAEIVRAGIQAVDRGQTEAARSLGMNNRQAMWYVILPQAYKIVIPPMINEFIAMLKDTSLVAVIGAQELTHQGRILVSVTYEAAWIWGTVALFYLLLTRLLSMLGDYLEKRLATE
- a CDS encoding amino acid ABC transporter ATP-binding protein, which encodes MITVKNLYKSFGLLQVLKGINCHISPQEVVCIIGPSGSGKSTLLRCVNQLETPDSGTVTIDGIELTSPHTDINKVRQQVGMVFQHFNLFPHRTTLENITMAPVIIKKTDKAEAARIARELLRKVGLFDKDDVYPAQLSGGQKQRVAIARSLAMQPKVMLFDEPTSALDPEMVGEVLEVMKDLAREGMTMMVVTHEMGFAREVGQRVLFMDEGLIVEENSPQQIFENPTNSRTKAFLSKVL